The DNA region TTCGACCATCGGTAGCTCGCAAATCGCCGGCAGCACGCACTAGCCAGAGTATCCCTCCCACGCGTGGACGGCGGAAATAGGTATGTCCCGGGTAGATCGGCCGTCGTGCGCAGGTATGCCCCGCCCCGAAGCTGGTTTCACCGCCGAGCGAACGCCGGCACCGAATATCCCTAGGAGAAGCTCCATGGCTACCGGATCTCGCCCCCAGTCCCGGACCGCCCGCCGTCTCGCCGCCTGCGCCCTGGCCGCCGCATCACTGTCGATCGTGGCGACCGCTCAGGCATCGGCCCTCGTCCCGGATTCGTCGGCAAAGACCCTGCCTGCGGCCGTCAGCGTTGCGGCCACGAAGATCGCGCCGACCGCGGCCGCCGGTTCGGACCTCGACGGCTGGATCCGCGAGGCGATGGCCGTGATGGCCGCGCACGGCATTCCGGGCAGCTATGACGGCATCCACCGCAACATCATGCGGGAATCGGGCGGTGACCCCGGCGCGATCAACCTCTACGACTCCAACGCCGCCGCCGGCATCCCGTCCAAGGGCCTGCTCCAGGTCATCGACCCGACCTTCCAGGCCTACCACGTCGACGGCACCTCCTGGGACATCTGGGATCCGGTAGCCAACATCACCGCCGCCTGCAACTACGCGGCCTCGCGCTACGGCTCGATGGACAACGTCGACTCGGCGTACTGACACACGGAGTAGCGACCATGCCGAAGAACCCGGCCCCAATGAGGGGGGCCGGGTTCTTCTATGTCGCCTGCGGCTCGAAATGGAGACAGTGTGTCAAGCTGGGAAGGGGGCAATTCGCCAGCGCTGGTCCCATCAACATTCGTTCAGGAGGCTGCCATGGTCGATGACGGTGTTTTCCGAGTGCAATTCCGCGAGTCGTATCCCGCAACCGGCGATGAGGCCACGAATTTTCATCAGTGGCTCAAAGCGCTGGGCGGGATGGTCGTCTACGGCGCGTATCCCGGCCCGCTCGTGATCGACATCGCCGCGGATGCCGCCGGCCATGTCGCATCGTTCCCGTTCGTCGAATCGGTGGTGTCGGTCAGCGACAACTCGGTCGTCAGCGGGTAACCCGCGAGTAGGCTCATGCCAATGGACGCGGCCCAGTCGACTGTCGGCGTCGAGGAGGAGTTCCTCCTCGTGGACAGCGCCACCGGCGCGCCCGCCGCGAATAACGCCGAGGTGGCCCGAACGGCGGCCGAGTGCGGGATCGACCTGAAAACTGGAACTCACCCGGTGCCAGGTGGAGACGAATACCCGCGTGCACTCCAGCACCGCCGAGCTGATTCAGGAATTGCGGGATCTGCGCGTCGGTGTGGCGGCCTGCGCCGAGCAACACGACACGCGGCTGCTCGCGGTGGCGATTCCGCCGACGGTGCCCCACGAATTCCCGGTGACCGATACGCCACGCTATCGCCGCATCGCCGCCGACTTCGGCTTGCTCGCTCATGAGCAGGGGCTGTGCGGCTGCCACGTGCACGTCGCGATTCCGGACAAGGAAACCGCAGTCCAGGTCAGCAATCACGTGCGACCCTGGTTGCCATTGTTCCTCGCACTGACCGCGAATTCCGCGATATATCGCGGCGTCGACAGCGGGTTCGCCAGTTGGCGGAACATCCTGTGGCAACGCTGGCCCAGCGCCGGACCGCCACCCTATTTCGCGTCGGCCGCGGAGTACGACGCCATGGTCGCCATGCTGATTTCGAGCGGCAGCATTCTCGACGAAACGATGGTGTATTGGGACATCCGTCCGTCCATGAAATATCCCACTGTCGAGATCCGGGTCAGTGACATCCCCGCCACGGTCGAGGAGACCGCCCTGCTCGCCACCCTGCTGCGCGCCACGGTCATGACCGCGCGAATGTCTTTGGAGCAAGGGATCACCGGATCGCCGGTCCAGCCCGAGCTGCTGCGCGCGGCGTATTGGAATGCCGCACGCACCGGTATCAACGGCAACGCCGTCTACCCCGTGAACGGCAGCGTCGTCCCAGCTCGAGCGCTACTCGCGGAACTCGTCGATCACATCGGGCCGGCACTCGAGGAGTTGGGCGACCGCGACTTCGTCACCAGCGGCATCCGAGCCGTACTCAGCCGCGGCAACGGCGCGTGCCGCCAACTCGAGGCCTTCCGCCCGCGTCGAGACGTCGGCGATGTCGTCACCGAATTGGCGAATGCCACGTTGGAAGGCTGCGACCGGCACCCTGTCAGCCTGCATTCCTGAGCGGGCATCACCGCTCGTTCGACACGTCGTCCGAGGTCAGTTGTTCTTGCCCCGGGCGGCGACCTTCCAGCGGTCGACCACCGTGCCGTTGTCCACGACCGTGACATAGTCGACGAGGTTCATAGTGATGCAGACATGATTCGGAATCACGCGCAGGCGTTCTCCGATTCTGGGCAGCGGCACGTCGCCGGGCCAGGTCACGGTGGCGTGGTGTTCGGACAATGCGGTGATGTCCGCGTCGAGGTGATCGATCAGTCGACCGAACCCCCGCGTCCAGGCCGGACGGTCACTGCCCAGGATCTTGCTCCCGGAATCGAGGACGATGCGGCGCGGGCCGTGCGCGGTGTCCTGCCGGCTGACCACCGTGGCGGCGACGGTCAACGCGATGTCGTCGACCGCGCAACGCTCGAGTTCGAGCTGCTGGGCGTCGCCGAACACGTACACGCCGGGACGCAGTTCGGTCGCCGCGCCGGCGGCGGTCAGCAGCGCGGAGGGAGTCGACCCTCCACTGCGACGGGTGATCGGGAACCCGTCGGCGATCAGGATGTTCGCGGCGTCGGTGAGGGCCCGCTGTTCCTGCGCGGCGGCCTCGGCGGCCTGGCCCGGCAGGTAGCTGTGACCGGGGAAGGTGAACACTCCCGTCACGCGTAATCCGCCGGCCCGGGCGGCACGGGCGATCTCGACCACCTGCCCGGCGTCGACGCCACTGCGGTGATGTCCGCTGTCGAGTTCGACCAGAGCCTCGATCGCACTCGCGGCGGGCCCGAGTTGGGCGGCGGCGTTCGCGGCCGCCTCCGGGGAGTCGACGCCGATCGAGATGCGGGTGTGCGCGGTCAACCGGCGCAGGCGATCGGCGTGGCGAGGACCGATCCACAGCGGATAGGCGATGAAGATGTCCTCGACGCCGTGCTCGGCGAACACCTCCGCCTCGCCGATGGTGGCGACGGTGAGACCGCTTGCGCCGGCACGCAATTGCCGGTCCGCGATCTCGGGGATCTTGTGCGTCTTCGCGTGGGGTCGCAAAGCGATTCCCTTGGCGGTGACGGCGGAATTCATCCGGGCGATATTGCGGTCGAGGACGCCGCGGTCGATGACAACGGCAGGCGTATCGATCTCACCGGGGATGAACACCACGTCGGACTCCTTCGTGACTGCATTGCGTCGGGCGGTGTACCACGATGCCACCCCGCCCTCCACCGACAGACGACCCGGCCCTCGATACGCGAGCCGGGTCATCGGTCGGAGCAGGATCGCCCGCCGAAAGTAGTTGCGCTGCAGAAGCTTCAGCCCGGGATCTGGGTGGCCAACGCGTTGCGGCGGAAGTCGGAGAACTGTTGGGAGTCGGTGCAGAAGCCGCAGTTCGGGCCGAAGAATTCGGCGCGAGCGTTGGGGTCGTCCATCAGCCAGTAGCGGAGCCAGGCCGTGGACGGGCCGCGCATGTCGCCGCCGGTGATGCCGGTGCCGAAGTGGGTGGCGCCGCGCAGTTCGGCGTACTCGGCGGGGATCTGGTCTGCGGCGTTGTACATGGCTTTCACCAGGACCGGCCACACGATGGCGTCGAACTGGCCGGCCAGGAACAGCGCCGGCTTGTGCAGCTGGGCTGGGTCGTTGAGCGGTCCCGGCTGGATCGCGACGACGGTGTCCACACGGGGGTCGACGGCGGCGTTGATCGCACCCGACCCGCCCTGGGAGTGTCCCGCGGATCCGATCCGGTCCAGGTTGACCTTGCCGTAGAAGACGCTGGAGGGATCGGCGTTGAGCTTCTCGATGAGGTCGATCCCGCTGCGCATGGTGATCGCGAAGTTGCTCACCGGCGTGTTGGCTGCCACCACGATGAAGCCGTGGCTGGCGTAGTGCCGCAGCAGCAGGGTGTAGGCCCCGGGCAGCACGCCGGTGCCGTTGCCCCAGATGATCACCGGGTGCTTCTCCCCGTGCGCGCCCATGGTCTGCGGGTAGTACAGCGTGTGCACCACGCCGATGCTGACCTCCGGCGTATAGGGGCCCGACTCGGCCCAGTTCCGGCCGACACTCGGAATACCGTCGGCCCGAGCGGGTGCCGCGACGCCGGTGAGAGTCAGCGCGGTGACCGCCGCGGTGACGACGGCCGCCATGGCGGTGCGGAGGATGGAAGTGCGAAGGCGCATGCGCTTCCCTTTCGAATGAAGCCCGGAGGCGGATTACGCACCGGCGCAGCGTGACTGCGATCCGGCGACTCGGCCGTATGCCTGGCGGGAAAGCTATTGCGCGTTCCTGCCGTGTGCGGCCGAAATCCTTTTCCCGGCGAAAGTCTTGTGCCCGAGCACAGACCGGGGGCGGCGAGACTGGTTCGCCTGCCCAGACCGGGGTTATCGGCGGGCCGCCTCGACCGCCAGGGCGAGCTCGATCATCGCGCGGGGTTCGGCGATGGACCGGCCGGTCAGTTCCTCGATCCGCCGCAACCGATTCAGCACGGTATTGCGGTGGCAGTACAACACCGCCGCCGCGCCCGCCGCCGAGCCGTCCGCGTCGAGCCATGCGGTCACGGTGGCGAGCAGCATGTCGCGTTCGGCCGCGGGCAATGCGAGCACCGGGCCGAGCACCACGGTCCGAAGTCGCTCGGCGAGGTCGGACTGAGCGGCGACCAGCGCGGCGGGCAGTCGCCGATCGAGCACCACCACCTCGTCGGCCCCGGGTGCGCAGGTCTGTAAGGCGATCTCGGCCAGCCAACGGGCCCTGGCCAATTCGGCCAGCGAACCCACCACCGGACTGATCCCGGCCCCCACGCCATGTTCCTGGAGCAGCCGGGCGGGCTCGGTCAGTGGATCGGCGCCGAGCGAGATCAGCCCCACCTCATGGTCGGCGCGGATCCGCCACAGGATGTGAAAACCGTTGGCGGCCGGGTGCCCCCGATCGCGCGGCAGACCCGCGATCGGGGTCACCGACCGCACCACCGCCACCGCGTAGCGAGCCCGCTCGGGCAGGCCGAGGAACGCCGACGCCTCCGCGATCAGGCCCGCGCCCCCGCCCGCGGGAAATGCCGCTCCCGGACCACCGAGCAGCACATCGAGCACCGCGTTGCGCCGCTCACCGTCCCGCGCCAGCCGCTCCGATTCCACCGCCTGATACGCCTCGGTGACAGCCCCGATCAGCAGATCGACGATGTCCCACAGGTCGCCCACGCACGGCAGCAAATCGGGCAGCGAGGCCGGATCCTTCTCCGCCACCGTCTCGATCATCGCTTCCCACAGCAGTCGGCAACCACGCCGGTACGCGTCCTGCAGCGAGGCCAGTGGCAGCCCTTGCCCGGCCCGCGTCCGTCCGGTCCAGGTCGCGTCGGACAGATCGATCGGCTGGTCCCGGGAACGGTCCAGCATCGAGGCCACGGTCTGGCGCAGGTTCCGCAAAATCGTGTCCCGCAACTCCGTGGGCGCGATCAGCGCCGCGTACGCGGCATCTTCGGTGCGGATCCGCTCGGACAGTCCGGTGGCGATGGCGGGCAACCGATCCGAGAGCGGCTCGGCCACAGCGGTCAGGATGTGCGATGTCGTGTCCCGGTCCAGCACCTGGCCGCCGCCCTTCCTCCAGCAACGATCCCGCGGCCACGCAACGCTGCGGGACCAGCATGGTAGCCCCGACCGCGTCGTCGGCGGGCCGGTTCAGGCGCCCGCGAGCAGCGGCGAGGACACCTTGTTCACAGCGCCCGAATGCCCCTCGGCGGCAACTCCGATGACGTCGCTACACCATCGTGTCGCCGACAGGCAGCCCGAAGGCGTGCGTTCCGTACATGACGTAGGCCCGTTCGGGATCGTTGGCCGCGTGTACCCGGCCGGCGTGCGCGTCGCGCCAGAATCGTTGCAGCGCGGCACCGTGGGTCAGCGCGGTGGCGCCGGACGCCTCGAACAGCCGGTCGATGGACGCGACGGCCCGCCCGGTGGCGCGCACCTGGTCACGGCGGGCGCGGGCGCGCAGGTCGAACGGGATCTCCGTGCCCGCGACGAGATGCGCGTACTCGTCGGCGACATTCCCGGACAGCTGCCGCCAGGCGGCGTCGATGTCGGCGGCGGCCTCGGCGATACGGACCTTGCCGAAGGGATCATCCTTGGCCTGCTCGCCCGCGTAGGCGGCGCGCACGCGTTTGCCCTGGTGTTCCACGTGTGCCGCGTACGCGCCGTAGGCCATCCCGACGATGGGAGTCGCGATCGTGGTGGGGTGAATGGTGCCCCACGGCATCTTGTAGACGGGGTCGGTGTTCTGTTCCAGGCCAGGGGATTTCAACTCACCCATGGTTTTGAAGCCGAGGAAGCGGTGCGCGGGCACGAACACGTCCTCGACCACGATGGTGTTCGACCCTGTGCCGCGCAGCCCGACCACTCGCCACACGTCGTCGATGCGGTAGTCGCTGCGAGGGATCAGGAACGAGCCGAAATCGACCGGCTTGCCGTCCTTGACGACCGGACCGCCCACCACCACCCAGTCGGTGTGATCACAGCCCGAGGACCAGGCCCAGGCGCCCCGCACGAGATACCCGCCGTCGACGGCGACGCCGGCACCCATCGGAGCGTAGGAGGAAGCGATGCGCGCATCGGTGTTCCCGCCCCACACGTCCTCCTGCGCTTGCTGATCGAACAGCGCCAGGTGCCAGTTGTGGATGCCGAGGATGCCCGCCACCCAGCCGGTGGAGCCGCACACGGAGGCGATCGTGCGCACGGTGTCATAGAAGACCACCGGATCGGCGGCGCGGCCGCCCCATTACCGTGGCTGTAGCAGCGTGAAGAATCCGGTCTCCCGCAGATCCTCGATCGACTCGCCGGGAATGCGGCGCAGGTCCTCGGTCTCCTGCGCACGATCACGCAGTATCGGCAACAGGGCCTCGACACGTTCGGTGATTTCGTGGGTCATCTCGCCGCGCACTCCATGAATCGGTCGGCGGGCAATCCGTCAGCCCACCGCATAACTAGAACCTGTTCTAGCTACTATGCGACTACGGACGGCAATCTGACACCGTGTCGATTTGCCTTTCTTTTAAGGACTTTGGTCCATTGCACCTGAATGAACTCTCCTCAATCCTGACAGGATCTGCAACCTGCTTCAGAGGAGGGTCCCGGGTGCCGACAAACCCGCCGCAACACGGCAAGAAGGTCCGCGAGATCGATGTGGGCGACCTGCCGACCCGCTACGCCCGAGGCTGGCACTGCCTCGGCCTCGCCGAGACCTTCCGCGACGGTAAACCGCACTCGGTCAAGGCCTTCGGGACGAAGCTCGTCGTCTGGGCCGACAGCGCCAGCGAATTGAAGGTACTGGACGCCTACTGCCGCCACCTCGGCGGGGACCTGTCCATGGGCGAGATCAAGAACGGCGACATCGCCTGCCCGTTCCATGACTGGCGCTGGAACGGAAACGGAAAGTGCACCGAAATCCCGTACGCGCGACGCGTTCCGCCGCTGGCCCGCACCCGGCCCTGGCTCACCCTCGAACGCAACGGCCAGCTGTTCGTCTGGTACGACCACGAGGGCAACCGGCCCGCACCCGAGGTGACCATTCCCCATATCCAGGGGCCGTACTCCGATGGAAACGGTGGCTTCACCGAGACGCTCCATGCGAATTGGACGCCGTGGACGTGGAACTCCATCCTCATCGAGGGCTCCAACTGCCGCGAGATCATCGACAACATCGTGGACATGGCGCACTTCTTCTACATCCACTACGCCTTCCCGACCTACTTCAAGAACGTCTTCGAAGGTCATGTCGCCACCCAGTTTCTGCAGACCAAGGGACGTCCCGACATCGGCATGGCCACCAAATACGGCGGCGACACGCTACTGAAGTCGGAGGCCAGCTATTTCGGGCCGTCCTACATGATCAACCCGCTGCTGAACAGCTACAGCGGCTTCGAGGTTCGCAGCGTCCTGGTCAACTGCCACTACCCGGTCACGCATGATTCGTTCGTTCTGCAGTACGGGATCACGCTGGAGAAGCCGCAGGGCCTGACCGACGAACACGCTCAGGGGCTGGCCGCGAAAATGACCGCCGGTATCGCCGAAGGCTTCCTACAGGACGTGGAGATCTGGAAGCACAAGTCCAAGATCGAGAATCCGCTGCTGTGCGAGGAGGACGGGCCGGTCTACCAATTGCGCCGCTGGTACGACCAGTTCTATGTCGACGTCGCCGACATCGACCCGAAATCGCTGCAGCGCTTCGAATTCGAGGTCGACACCACCAAGGCCAACGAGGCCTGGGAAGTGGAGGTCGCCGAGAATCTGCGGATGATGCGCGCGACCGTTCCCACCCATGCCCGGCACTCATAGATCAATTCCTCGAAAGAGAAAGGCGGACAAGACCGTTGACACGTGATCTGACCCAGCTGGAAATCCTCACCGAGCTCGAGGACACCGCCGCCCAGGCCCTGGACCGACACCTGTCGGTAGCCAAGGATTGGCACCCGCACGACTACGTGCCCTGGGACGAGGGCCGCAATTTCGCCGCGCTGGGCGGTACCGACTGGGACCCCGAGCAATCCCAGCTCTCGGAGGTCGCCAAGGCCGCACTGGTCACCAACCTGCTCACCGAGGACAACCTGCCCTCCTACCACCGCGAGATCGCCGAGAACTTCTCCCGCGACGGCGCCTGGGGCACCTGGGTAGGCCGCTGGACCGCCGAGGAAGCCCGCCACAGCATCGTCTTGCGCGACTACCTGGTGGTCACCCGCGGCGTCGACCCGGTCGCCCTCGAACACGACCGCATGGTCCACATGACCAACGGATTCGCATCGCCGGTCGACGAAGACGCCCTCGGCAACGCCGGATTCCTGTACTCGGTCGCCTACGTCACCTTCCAGGAATTGGCCACCCGCATCAGCCATCGCAACACCGCCAAGATCTGCGACGACCCGATCGCCGACCGCATGCTGGCGCGCGTCGCGCTCGACGAGAACCTGCACATGATCTTCTACCGCACCCTGTGCGGCGCGGCCCTGGACCTCGTCCCGGACCAGGCGATGGAGGCGATCGACCTGATCCTGGAGAACTTCCGCATGCCCGGTACCGGCATGCCCAACTTCCGCCGAAACGGCGTGCTCATGGCAAAACACGGCGTGTACGACCTGCGCCAGCACCTCGAGGAAGTGGTCCAACCGGTGCTGCGGCAATGGGATATCTTCGGCCGCAACGATTTCGGTGCACGTGGCGAACAAGCCCGCGAACGGCTGGCGGGTTACCTGGAAAGTCTGGAGACAGTGCAGATCCCTCGTTTCGAAGAACAGCGTGATCGGGCGCTGACGCGGGAACGGGAACGTGGTCCGGCCCGGAACCGGCCAAAGTCACCTGGGAACCCCGCACCCGAATCATGATGGGACGGATCAGGTTCGCAGTCGGTGGCTGCCGGCATCCATGCGGGCCGACGACACCGCGACGCAGGGGATCCACACATCATGTCGGTGAAAGCCATCGCAGCGAGCGCGGCAGCGGTGCTCGCCCCGCTCACCCTGATCGGGTGCAGCTCCAGTAGCACTCCCGACCAGCCGAGCACCACGATCGCGGCCGCTACCACCCGGCCCGTGTCGGCGACACCGGGGTCATCTCCGGCCGCGGCGGGCGCACGACGATCAGCGTGCGTCGGCTTGGTCGCAGTGCTCGGCCTGGCCGCCAGAAGCCATGCCGGTGATCCGCAGTGGTCGTTGCAGCAAGCCGCCGACGAGCTCATGACCGAATGGCTTTCCAGCCCGGACGCCGCGACCGCGACGCCGGACGAAAATGCCGGTTTCACCGCCGGCGCGCGCGACGCCGTCGCCCTGGTATCGCGCGGCCAGGGCGACGATCAGTGCCCATAGGGTTCGTCGAAACTCCCCAACAGACAACAGTTTCCGTCACGGCGGACGTTATGGATAGCGCAGAACCGT from Nocardia tengchongensis includes:
- a CDS encoding Rieske 2Fe-2S domain-containing protein, with product MPTNPPQHGKKVREIDVGDLPTRYARGWHCLGLAETFRDGKPHSVKAFGTKLVVWADSASELKVLDAYCRHLGGDLSMGEIKNGDIACPFHDWRWNGNGKCTEIPYARRVPPLARTRPWLTLERNGQLFVWYDHEGNRPAPEVTIPHIQGPYSDGNGGFTETLHANWTPWTWNSILIEGSNCREIIDNIVDMAHFFYIHYAFPTYFKNVFEGHVATQFLQTKGRPDIGMATKYGGDTLLKSEASYFGPSYMINPLLNSYSGFEVRSVLVNCHYPVTHDSFVLQYGITLEKPQGLTDEHAQGLAAKMTAGIAEGFLQDVEIWKHKSKIENPLLCEEDGPVYQLRRWYDQFYVDVADIDPKSLQRFEFEVDTTKANEAWEVEVAENLRMMRATVPTHARHS
- a CDS encoding alanine racemase, whose amino-acid sequence is MVFIPGEIDTPAVVIDRGVLDRNIARMNSAVTAKGIALRPHAKTHKIPEIADRQLRAGASGLTVATIGEAEVFAEHGVEDIFIAYPLWIGPRHADRLRRLTAHTRISIGVDSPEAAANAAAQLGPAASAIEALVELDSGHHRSGVDAGQVVEIARAARAGGLRVTGVFTFPGHSYLPGQAAEAAAQEQRALTDAANILIADGFPITRRSGGSTPSALLTAAGAATELRPGVYVFGDAQQLELERCAVDDIALTVAATVVSRQDTAHGPRRIVLDSGSKILGSDRPAWTRGFGRLIDHLDADITALSEHHATVTWPGDVPLPRIGERLRVIPNHVCITMNLVDYVTVVDNGTVVDRWKVAARGKNN
- a CDS encoding transglycosylase SLT domain-containing protein — encoded protein: MATGSRPQSRTARRLAACALAAASLSIVATAQASALVPDSSAKTLPAAVSVAATKIAPTAAAGSDLDGWIREAMAVMAAHGIPGSYDGIHRNIMRESGGDPGAINLYDSNAAAGIPSKGLLQVIDPTFQAYHVDGTSWDIWDPVANITAACNYAASRYGSMDNVDSAY
- a CDS encoding helix-turn-helix domain-containing protein, which produces MLDRDTTSHILTAVAEPLSDRLPAIATGLSERIRTEDAAYAALIAPTELRDTILRNLRQTVASMLDRSRDQPIDLSDATWTGRTRAGQGLPLASLQDAYRRGCRLLWEAMIETVAEKDPASLPDLLPCVGDLWDIVDLLIGAVTEAYQAVESERLARDGERRNAVLDVLLGGPGAAFPAGGGAGLIAEASAFLGLPERARYAVAVVRSVTPIAGLPRDRGHPAANGFHILWRIRADHEVGLISLGADPLTEPARLLQEHGVGAGISPVVGSLAELARARWLAEIALQTCAPGADEVVVLDRRLPAALVAAQSDLAERLRTVVLGPVLALPAAERDMLLATVTAWLDADGSAAGAAAVLYCHRNTVLNRLRRIEELTGRSIAEPRAMIELALAVEAARR
- a CDS encoding acyl-ACP desaturase, giving the protein MTRDLTQLEILTELEDTAAQALDRHLSVAKDWHPHDYVPWDEGRNFAALGGTDWDPEQSQLSEVAKAALVTNLLTEDNLPSYHREIAENFSRDGAWGTWVGRWTAEEARHSIVLRDYLVVTRGVDPVALEHDRMVHMTNGFASPVDEDALGNAGFLYSVAYVTFQELATRISHRNTAKICDDPIADRMLARVALDENLHMIFYRTLCGAALDLVPDQAMEAIDLILENFRMPGTGMPNFRRNGVLMAKHGVYDLRQHLEEVVQPVLRQWDIFGRNDFGARGEQARERLAGYLESLETVQIPRFEEQRDRALTRERERGPARNRPKSPGNPAPES
- a CDS encoding acetylxylan esterase, with translation MRLRTSILRTAMAAVVTAAVTALTLTGVAAPARADGIPSVGRNWAESGPYTPEVSIGVVHTLYYPQTMGAHGEKHPVIIWGNGTGVLPGAYTLLLRHYASHGFIVVAANTPVSNFAITMRSGIDLIEKLNADPSSVFYGKVNLDRIGSAGHSQGGSGAINAAVDPRVDTVVAIQPGPLNDPAQLHKPALFLAGQFDAIVWPVLVKAMYNAADQIPAEYAELRGATHFGTGITGGDMRGPSTAWLRYWLMDDPNARAEFFGPNCGFCTDSQQFSDFRRNALATQIPG